In Cucurbita pepo subsp. pepo cultivar mu-cu-16 chromosome LG04, ASM280686v2, whole genome shotgun sequence, the following are encoded in one genomic region:
- the LOC111793179 gene encoding trihelix transcription factor ASIL1-like isoform X1 yields MALSQPSPSASTFPVREDCWTLDDTSTLVYAWGERHLDLNRGSLRYKHWQEVADAVNSCHNHERKSIRTAIQCKNRIDTLKRKYKIEKARIQESGGTYVSAWPFFSCLDSLIGGNSHKSSTPAAVSYCKALTATTPGLSLFPKIPVGPRSGTKKRRLSHVYGSFCNSHLSQDLNSKHDEGKDGMYSENHFSSPRFKDRDVGYRKLADAIGTIADIFERVEVAKQRHMVELEMQRMQFVKDLEYQRMQLLMEMHLQMQKIKCSRRDSGAGIKRMDSIGRSSLTWSSTNFEEDCYS; encoded by the exons ATGGCTCTGTCGCAGCCGTCGCCGTCGGCTTCCACGTTTCCAGTTCGCGAAGACTGTTGGACTTTGGACGATACTTCCACTCTCGTCTATGCCTGGGGCGAACGTCATCTCGACTTGAACCGCGGCAGCCTTAGGTATAAACACTGGCAAGAGGTCGCCGACGCTGTCAACTCCTGTCATAATCATGAGAGGAAGTCAATTCGTACGGCTATTCAGTGTAAAAACCGTATCGATACGCTTAAGAGGAAGTACAAGATCGAGAAGGCGAGAATTCAAGAATCCGGTGGAACGTACGTCAGCGCTTGGCCGTTCTTCTCTTGTCTCGACAGTCTTATAGGCGGCAACAGCCATAAGTCTTCGACGCCGGCCGCCGTTTCTTACTGTAAAGCCTTGACAGCCACGACTCCAGGGTTGTCGCTGTTCCCGAAAATTCCGGTTGGTCCTCGATCCGGGACTAAGAAACGTCGTTTGAGTCACGTCTACGGGAGTTTCTGCAATTCGCACCTTAGCCAGGATTTAAACTCGAAACACGATGAAGGAAAAGACGGTATGTATTCCGAGAATCATTTCTCGAGTCCGAGGTTCAAGGACCGAGACGTAGGGTACCGGAAACTGGCTGACGCAATAGGGACGATTGCCGATATATTTGAGAGAGTGGAGGTAGCAAAACAGAGACACATGGTAGAATTGGAGATGCAGCGGATGCAGTTCGTGAAGGATTTGGAGTATCAGAGAATGCAACTACTCATGGAGATGCACCTTCAGATGCAAAAAATCAAGTGCTCCAGGCGAGATTCAGGAGCTG gaATCAAGAGGATGGACTCCATTGGAAGATCTTCTTTGACATGGTCATCCACAAACTTTGAAGAAG ATTGTTACTCGTAG
- the LOC111793179 gene encoding trihelix transcription factor ASIL1-like isoform X2 — translation MALSQPSPSASTFPVREDCWTLDDTSTLVYAWGERHLDLNRGSLRYKHWQEVADAVNSCHNHERKSIRTAIQCKNRIDTLKRKYKIEKARIQESGGTYVSAWPFFSCLDSLIGGNSHKSSTPAAVSYCKALTATTPGLSLFPKIPVGPRSGTKKRRLSHVYGSFCNSHLSQDLNSKHDEGKDGMYSENHFSSPRFKDRDVGYRKLADAIGTIADIFERVEVAKQRHMVELEMQRMQFVKDLEYQRMQLLMEMHLQMQKIKCSRRDSGADCYS, via the exons ATGGCTCTGTCGCAGCCGTCGCCGTCGGCTTCCACGTTTCCAGTTCGCGAAGACTGTTGGACTTTGGACGATACTTCCACTCTCGTCTATGCCTGGGGCGAACGTCATCTCGACTTGAACCGCGGCAGCCTTAGGTATAAACACTGGCAAGAGGTCGCCGACGCTGTCAACTCCTGTCATAATCATGAGAGGAAGTCAATTCGTACGGCTATTCAGTGTAAAAACCGTATCGATACGCTTAAGAGGAAGTACAAGATCGAGAAGGCGAGAATTCAAGAATCCGGTGGAACGTACGTCAGCGCTTGGCCGTTCTTCTCTTGTCTCGACAGTCTTATAGGCGGCAACAGCCATAAGTCTTCGACGCCGGCCGCCGTTTCTTACTGTAAAGCCTTGACAGCCACGACTCCAGGGTTGTCGCTGTTCCCGAAAATTCCGGTTGGTCCTCGATCCGGGACTAAGAAACGTCGTTTGAGTCACGTCTACGGGAGTTTCTGCAATTCGCACCTTAGCCAGGATTTAAACTCGAAACACGATGAAGGAAAAGACGGTATGTATTCCGAGAATCATTTCTCGAGTCCGAGGTTCAAGGACCGAGACGTAGGGTACCGGAAACTGGCTGACGCAATAGGGACGATTGCCGATATATTTGAGAGAGTGGAGGTAGCAAAACAGAGACACATGGTAGAATTGGAGATGCAGCGGATGCAGTTCGTGAAGGATTTGGAGTATCAGAGAATGCAACTACTCATGGAGATGCACCTTCAGATGCAAAAAATCAAGTGCTCCAGGCGAGATTCAGGAGCTG ATTGTTACTCGTAG
- the LOC111793182 gene encoding F-box/LRR-repeat MAX2 homolog A-like, whose protein sequence is MVGTSINDLPDVLLSNILAMVSDTRTRNSLSLVCRKFLSLERATRFSLSLRGNAQDLYGIPTCFRSVTHLDLSLVSPWGHVFLCSLPDPHLLAHRLRGLFPLVTSLTVYVRSSTTLQILARQWPGLRHVKLVRWHQRPQSAPGEDLAPIFEHCRSLSTLDLSEFYYWIEDIPPVLLANPLTAKSISKLNLMTTSCTDGFKSTDILTITEACPNLSQLLMACTFDPRYFGFVGDEPLSAIATNCPRLSLLHLADTSTMASVRGDPSADGFTPEDARISTAALIELFSGLPLLEDLLLDVAKNVRDSGPALEVLNTRCRKLRSLKLGQFHGICMAVGSRLDGIALCQGLESLSIKNCADLTDMGLIEIGRGCVRLSKFEVEGCKKITMKGLRTMVSLLKRTLVDVKISCCDNLHTIASLRALEPIQDRIRRVHVDCVWEGSGEDCELGNFNLVEVDELTSCSTDSLFEGENNGGYSRKRKRSKHSIDPDCSFSMESNGSELWKRWDRLEYLSLWIGVGDFLSPLQSAGLDDCPVLQEIQIKVEGDCRGRHKPMDTFGLNILGQYPQLTKMKLDCSDTIGYALTCPSGQMDLTLWERFFLNGIGSLGLTELDYWPPQDRSFNQRSLSHPAAGLLAECLTLRKLFIHGTAYEHFMNFLLNIPYLRDVQLRLDYYPAPENDMSTEMRAGSCSRFEAALNSRLIPD, encoded by the coding sequence ATGGTCGGAACTTCGATAAATGACTTGCCGGACGTTCTCCTGTCGAACATACTGGCGATGGTCTCCGACACCCGGACGAGGAACTCGCTGTCTCTTGTATGCCGGAAATTCTTGTCTTTGGAGAGGGCCACGCGCTTTTCTCTCTCACTGAGGGGGAACGCTCAAGACCTCTACGGGATCCCGACGTGCTTCAGATCTGTAACCCACCTGGACCTCTCGCTTGTCTCGCCGTGGGGACACGTGTTCCTCTGCTCGTTGCCTGATCCCCATCTTCTCGCTCACCGCCTTCGCGGCCTCTTTCCATTAGTCACGTCTCTCACCGTCTATGTGCGATCCTCAACTACCCTTCAGATTCTCGCTCGTCAATGGCCAGGATTGCGCCACGTTAAGCTGGTTCGGTGGCATCAACGGCCGCAATCCGCCCCTGGGGAGGACCTTGCCCCTATTTTCGAACATTGTCGATCTCTATCCACACTGGATTTATCGGAATTCTACTACTGGATTGAGGACATTCCGCCGGTTCTTCTAGCCAATCCCCTGACAGCTAAATCAATTTCGAAGCTAAATTTGATGACAACGTCGTGCACTGATGGTTTCAAATCGACGGATATACTAACCATTACCGAGGCTTGCCCCAACCTCAGCCAGCTTCTCATGGCGTGCACGTTTGATCCCAGGTATTTTGGGTTTGTAGGAGATGAACCTCTGTCCGCTATAGCTACTAATTGTCCAAGACTTAGCCTTCTTCACCTTGCGGATACTTCGACAATGGCGAGTGTCCGAGGAGACCCCTCCGCCGATGGTTTCACGCCAGAAGACGCTAGAATTAGCACAGCTGCTCTAATTGAGCTATTCTCCGGGTTGCCATTGCTAGAAGACTTGCTTCTGGATGTTGCTAAGAATGTCCGGGATAGCGGACCGGCACTAGAGGTTCTGAACACTAGATGCCGGAAATTGAGGAGTCTTAAGCTTGGGCAGTTTCATGGAATCTGCATGGCGGTGGGTTCACGGCTCGATGGGATTGCACTTTGTCAAGGGCTTGAATCGCTGTCGATCAAGAATTGTGCGGATTTAACTGATATGGGTTTGATAGAAATTGGTAGGGGATGTGTGAGGTTATCCAAGTTCGAAGTGGAGGGATGTAAGAAAATTACAATGAAGGGTTTGAGGACAATGGTGAGTTTGCTCAAGAGAACTCTCGTGGACGTCAAAATTTCATGCTGTGATAATCTTCATACCATAGCTTCTTTGCGAGCTCTAGAGCCAATTCAAGATCGGATTCGTCGTGTTCATGTCGATTGTGTATGGGAAGGCTCTGGAGAAGATTGTGAACTTGGGAACTTCAACCTCGTCGAAGTTGATGAACTTACCAGTTGTTCCACTGATAGTCTCTTTGAGGGGGAAAACAATGGCGGATATtcaaggaagaggaagagatcCAAGCACTCCATTGACCCTGATTGTTCCTTCTCCATGGAGAGCAATGGTAGTGAATTATGGAAGAGATGGGATCGTTTGGAGTATCTGTCTCTATGGATTGGAGTGGGTGATTTCCTGAGTCCATTGCAGTCAGCTGGTTTAGATGACTGCCCAGTTCTGCAAGAGATTCAGATCAAAGTGGAAGGGGACTGTCGGGGACGGCACAAACCAATGGATACATTTGGGTTAAACATCCTTGGACAATACCCTCAGCTAACGAAGATGAAGTTGGATTGTAGTGACACAATAGGCTATGCGCTAACCTGCCCATCAGGCCAGATGGATCTCACCTTGTGGGAGAGGTTCTTTCTAAATGGTATAGGTAGCCTAGGACTTACAGAGCTTGATTATTGGCCACCACAGGACAGGAGTTTCAACCAGAGGAGCCTATCTCATCCAGCTGCAGGGCTATTAGCAGAGTGCCTCACTCTGAGGAAGCTATTTATACACGGAACAGCTTATGAACACTTCATGAATTTTCTGCTTAATATTCCGTATCTACGAGATGTCCAACTAAGGTTGGATTACTACCCAGCACCGGAGAATGATATGAGTACAGAGATGAGAGCTGGGTCTTGCAGTCGCTTTGAAGCTGCACTTAACAGCCGCCTAATCCCTGATTGA
- the LOC111793180 gene encoding uncharacterized protein LOC111793180: protein MVSLRNLMEEKQLDFDQPLLSVRRFTSTGTSPETHEKTRPEPKIPPLPLYKSELKSGPVRNPGTVPFVWEQTPGKPKDEGTTTTQSSKRPPLVPKLPPGRTRKVNQEVPTPIDDSLDKNDRETVEGMASCKSRNDDDDDGEEVYRDANDRFYRSESFFLNCSFSGVSGLDGSEIQPPAASSMDPHARNFMMDRFLPAAKAMASEALPHTNRKLTVPIKQSSEIKTITNGNRQSRPNVHVQTKHVKEIFMEESEDEDDDYDESGYTSARGCGFLPRFCLKGSFFPLNPVPGMRMQATSVRRIRNSSIKSSKDAVNEKRSSRGQGITRTRLQPEEKSSKSNMQEGKIFSLYSHLQGEGEGEGEGESNYADEPSPAVHTNVSPRGFTEKAINSVTDGYDEPHRRSLNSFQALLSDESGSSSPVEKTLYIDSVHKMKSPDSSSNSLDMKGTSAKLTSSELANNKKFDLDNQYPFKPSKQSDSNSREHGNKHEFDSKKLIGTDIHESFDGPARDSPDLRTSEDATNGKKDSKNRHDSHGGYSQSRLSFAPPPPKSPSDSWLKRTLPTSKNASFLQSSLAMRLNPVSTTVSPDPIEESTVKSSDSNRLHLQFSKELLSSIPEV from the exons ATGGTTTCATTGAGGAACTTGATGGAAGAGAAACAACTGGATTTTGATCAACCTCTTCTTTCTGTGAGGCGTTTTACATCTACAGGAACATCACCAGAAACTCATGAAAAAACCAGACCTGAACCCAAAATTCCTCCTCTTCCTTTATATAAATCAGAATTGAAATCTGGTCCAGTGAGGAACCCTGGAACTGTTCCTTTTGTGTGGGAGCAAACTCCAGGTAAACCCAAGGATGAAGGCACTACAACAACTCAGAGTTCGAAACGGCCTCCGCTTGTTCCGAAACTCCCACCCGGAAGAACCCGTAAAGTAAACCAAGAAGTTCCTACTCCTATAGATGATTCATTAGATAAAAATGACAGAGAAACAGTTGAAGGGATGGCCAGTTGTAAGTCAAGAAacgatgacgacgacgacggcGAGGAGGTTTACAGGGATGCAAATGATCGATTTTATCGATCGGAATCCTTCTTCTTGAATTGTAGTTTTAGCGGAGTAAGTGGATTGGATGGTTCAGAAATTCAACCTCCAGCAGCCTCCTCCATGGATCCACATGCTCGGAATTTCATGATGGATCGATTTCTGCCTGCAGCAAAGGCAATGGCATCAGAAGCACTTCCACATACCAACAGAAAACTAACCGTTCCCATCAAGCAGTCAAGTGAAATAAAGACGATAACGAATGGGAATAGGCAGAGTAGGCCGAATGTGCACGTGCAGACAAAACATGTCAAAGAAATATTCATGGAAGAAagtgaagatgaagatgatgattatGACGAGTCGGGATATACTTCCGCTCGGGGATGTGGTTTTCTTCCTCGGTTTTGCTTAAAGGGCTCGTTCTTCCCTTTGAATCCAGTACCGGGAATGAGAATGCAAGCCACTTCGGTTCGTAGAATTCGTAATAGCTCAATCAAg AGTTCCAAGGATGCTGTAAATGAGAAACGATCGAGTCGTGGTCAAGGAATAACTCGAACTCGGCTGCAGCCAGAAGAAAAATCCAGCAAAAGTAATATGCAGGAGGGGaagatattttctttatacaGTCATTTGCAGGGCGAGGGCGAGGGCGAGGGCGAGGGCGAATCCAACTACGCAGATGAACCGTCCCCAGCTGTTCATACAAATGTAAGTCCTCGTGGTTTCACTGAAAAAGCTATCAATTCTGTGACGGATGGATATGACGAACCACACAGAAGAAGCCTAAACAGCTTCCAAGCATTACTGAGCGACGAATCGGGTTCGTCTAGTCCAGTCGAGAAAACTCTCTACATAGACTCTGTACATAAGATGAAATCTCCAGATTCaagttcaaattctttggaCATGAAAGGGACAAGTGCAAAGCTTACAAGCTCAGAATTGGCTAACAACAAGAAGTTTGATCTGGACAACCAATATCCCTTCAAACCCAGTAAACAAAGTGATTCCAATAGTCGAGAACATGGCAACAAGCACGAGTTCGATAGCAAAAAGCTTATAGGGACCGACATTCATGAAAGTTTCGATGGCCCTGCTCGGGACTCCCCTGATTTGAGAACTTCAGAAGATGCTACTAATGGAAAGAAGGATTCGAAAAATCGACATGATTCTCATGGCGGTTACTCACAATCACGGTTGTCTTTCGCTCCACCTCCACCAAAATCTCCATCAGACTCTTGGCTAAAACGTACTTTGCCAACTTCGAAAAACGCTTCGTTTTTGCAATCTTCTCTTGCAATGCGTCTAAACCCCGTTTCGACAACCGTATCTCCCGATCCCATCGAGGAGTCTACCGTTAAAAGCTCCGATTCCAACCGTCTGCATCTGCAGTTCTCAAAG GAACTGCTATCATCTATACCTGAAGTTTAG